tcgaatctaaccaaaagcagaacgaatacgtcacaatatgtaaagggaacaaagcccaaacgaaaacaatcgaaaatatcaaaaatcccgaaattagcaaaacccgagccccgggcccacttctcaaaactcagaaattgtTATaccaacgggttccttatccttccacgagttcatacatatcaaaagttctcaaatccgacctcaaatggtccttcaaatcccaattcaaaagttcaaaatcccaagccctagttcttccatttttagcttaagttccatgaatttctaggttaactTCACagtagaatcacgttttaggttcaataatcttacctccaatcagtTCTACTTGAATCCTTCTTTAATCAccctcaaaaagctctcaaaatgctcaactatggaggaaaaatgactcaaaatcgcggatgaaataacttataaactttctgcccaagtctgaatttccttctacgcgaacgcggtcaacctctCGTGTTCGCGTAGCACAAATTTATGTTGACCAACTtttaccttacgcgaacgcgacatactagtcgcgaacgcgatgcctcctCCGCCTTGACCTTCGCGTACGCGAGAGACctgatgcgaacgcgaagagcaaattCCACTGGACCCCAAATCCTTATACGCGAATACGGACAGcctcatgcgaacgcgaagcacaaactccTAGCCTTCCGCAAATGCGAGgcacctctcgcgaacgcgaaggcttaattctGGTATGATTCTGGTATTCCAGTTATATGGAATAATTCTTTTTCCACAGGCGCATTAGCATTTATTATATTTCATGTCATACCAGTTATATGGAATAATTCTTTTTCCACAGGCGCATTAGCATTTAAATAATCGAAAaagataacaaaagttcctagTATGATttcatatgatcattaaccgaattaagtatgataacttaaccaaaaaaagataaatttcttttttttatattaattcaaatttaaaaaatttatctataaattcaaaattattctttaattcaaattcagttttataaatatatatatttatatataccaTATACTATttgcatttattagcttgccacttggcttaaccacaatgcaattatatatggtaactttcttgctttaatatatatagagATATAGATGTATATTCAAAAGATTTataatcctttatttaaaggtatccctagaagtacttgtagatctgatatctttagacttcatggacaatatcaaacatacatacgttattCGTTTAGCCACtttccttgtagagtttctctaatTTCTAATATTGGCCatgctgttaatggaaatgattttttgacaattacatgtcattggatagatgataatattgtatgcaaaaacgtattatcgcttttaaatatgacgaagatcagagtcatactgATGTGTTTATAAGTACTACTattttgtgaagttgttgaattatataattttaagaaaaaagtattgtgtatgtTTTTTGATAATACTTCTAACAATAATGCTGCAATTTCAAGattaaaactgcatttgcaaTCACCATTTGATGAAATTTTTATGTTAGATGTACATGTCATgcttataatttaattgttaaaagtgaccttgatttattttcaactgagattactcatgttagaagaaCAGTTGATGTTATTCAagtaaataatagacaatctagaattaggaaatttaagaataagtgtacCGAGCATAACCTTAAGCCCGGATTCATGCCAGACAAAATTGTTACcagatggaattatacatatatatttttaaaatattgctaAAAATATAGTTTCacaataactgaagttgctaatgtgCATTGTACTAATCCAAACCGtatgttaacaactactacttgggaggccattaatgatgttgttaaatctTTACATGAATTTTGTACAGCTACTGtttagttttctggagcatattaccctgctgttactatggctttagtacatatagctgaaatttctttgCTACTCtctgaatttaagaagaaagaaaaatataaggatgttgttgaaaaaatacaagcaaaatttaaaaaatatttctttccagttcctccgatttacttaattggtgttgttttaaatccttctattaagatgtctgatcGTCACCAATTAATCAAtatttatatacttatatggagatgGGACCAACTGAAACCTCATATATATATGtttgtatgaacaagctaaataATTATTTACAATAATTATGAAATTATTATGCAAATATATTTGATGATGATGCTCTTAATATAGGTAATGTTAATCCCACTATGCATTGTACCACTTCTACTGCTATGGATGATGATGAAGaccttgatagttttaatattttccctacattttctaacactcaaaccagtagcaggaacattgataaacttcaattctatttgcaaaagcaaaaagagcctcgcacaaaggaattttcaacactgggatggtggcatgagaatgaaaagtaatttcctgttctttccgctatggctcgggacgtgctgaatgtgccaatttcaactgttgcatcagagagtgcatttagccaagcaagacaacaacttggagaccGTCACTCATTGGAAAGCAATGCTTTGAcagttttagtatgtttcagagattggattagatcggaacgaaTAAATCAGGGAtgtgaagatgttgatagcccagaagacgagAAACTTgaagatatattaacacatgatAACCCATCTGAATTTAACACTCCAAAAGAAGGCCAAACAGTTCATATTGATTATAaagaacttactaaggcaatgcaaaacctttgaatttactcttttttcgttaatttacttgttattaaatgtaaacctttcaattcgtaagtttgaatttgaaataaatgcagcacttgcaatttataagtgcaattttttttcatattcattgtattctttatatttttactttatattaatataaattacaatagttatacaaaatacaaaaaaaaaacactaaTCCGGCCCGGCCCCTTGGACTCCTAACCCTTACGATTCATTTTTTACCCGGATGGACATGGACCTGTTAAGCCCGATAAACCCTAACCCGTAACCGGCTCGAATTGGAAACCAGCTGTGACGACCGGCCGGTCGTCGCATGAATTACCACTATGTtttctccatttctgcttctttatgcttcgttatctgtgttttatgtggtcgacTTGATTGGTTTGCATTTGGTgtgattttggtaagaaatgagacacttagtctcttttaagaaggcttaagttggaaaagtcagccggatgttaacttatgagttagagggctcagatgtgagttccgatggttcggttagcttcgagaggtgatttgtgacttaggagtgtgatcggaagtgatTTTGGAGGCccagtgtagaattaggcttgaattggcgaagttagtattttggcgatttccggttgataggtgagattttaatcTGGGGGTTGAaatagaatttcgagagttgttgtagctttgttatgtcatttatgatgtgtgtgcaaaattttaggtcattcggacgcggtttggttgggttttttgatcaaaagtgtgtttcagaagtttttagaaaagctaggcttgaattcgatgtgaattgatggatttggtgttgtttgaggtgttttgatgattggaacaagtttgaatgaggttttaggatatgttggtacttttggttgaggtcccgggggccttggggtggtttcggatggctaacgggaagttttgAGTCTTTGGAGATTGcacaaaatgcagcagcagttGCAGAGGATTTTTGGCCTTTGCGGTCGCGTGAGGtccctcgcgatcgcgtagaagaaaGTTGGGTGGCCCTGAGTTTGTGCTTCGCATTCGCGTCTgatggctcgcgttcgcggagggacCTTGAGGTTATGCTTCGCGTCCGCATGATgggtgtcgcgttcgcatagtggaGATGGGCGCGTGAAGGTCCAGGAGctattgctcttcgcgttcgcgtaagtgGTACCGCGTTCATGTAGGTTCAAAGGTCCAAAGCATGGCGTTCGCAGGTGTGGtgccgcgttcacgaagggttatTTGTGGGTTAAGGAAAATCGTGCATCGCGAACATgtgggtttgaccgcgttcgcgaaggagggaTTTCCAGAACTGAACAATGAAGTTTTTAAACATTTCCTCCGCGAGTTttagtcatttttccaccatagttgagtattttgagagctctttgaggggaactgaagaggtattcaaggagaattgattggaggtaagttctatgaaccaaaaacgtgattatattgtgaaattaacctagaaattcatggaaatttagctaaaaatggaagaactagggcttaggattttgagattttaaattgggatttgaagggccatttgaggtcggatttgagaacttttgatatgtatgaactcgtggagagataaggaacccgttgatgtaaaaatttctgagtttcgagaagtagACCCCGggttcgggttttgctaattttgggatttttgatatttttcgattgttttcgcttgggctttgtccccttagcatattgtgatgtattcgctctgGTTTTGATCatattcgacgcgcgaggaggccgatttgagaggcaaagtcatagcgagctagagctttagctagttcgaggtgagtaatgaatgtaaatgatgtcctgagggtttgaaacccccgatttgcacatcgtagtgctatattgaggtgatacgCGCttaatgatgagcgtggggtcgtgtactagtgaggattatgacttggtccattccgagtgatgcttttaccgcacattttgattgaagcttatttgctatcattattgtttggactgattgccataattgggttcgtgccaactatttgaaccctccggggagttttatcactatttcctctcTGTTTTGaattactacttgaactcaatcGTACCGTTTTCCATTGTTTTACAACTCAGCTACTTTTTACtcgattttaaaattaaaataatatattaaatgatgttttgggctgagaactactgttttactaatgcccgagaggcttatatgatttctggactgagtatggccaatggccagatgtgaggatactatgagATCGGGCTatgcgccgcaacagtgttatactgatattgatatgaggttgagggcctagatttgatgctacgatatggcttgatattgcgcttgggccgtaaggggcccctcccggagtctgcacacccctagtgagtgtcgtcgacgataaatgtatggatcgggctgcacgccacaacgagtACTATAGGGTACcattctatgtgttgattttctttatatgtctgtcacttaactgcttatttgttgtagcatttccatatttcgtttccattggtttattactttcatattacttgtttaaaatgccgcattatagattactctatgtttctccgtgatttcttattctcagtcattatttatgctcaTTACTCATTatgtcggagtactcacattactccctacaccttgcgtgcagatccaggtgcatctgagactgagtgaggattttcagttgagcagcgcatatccaggagcatcgaggtagctgcatggcgtccgcagccctgatctctcctttctatctttttgttttaTCCGCATTCCCTAGATAGATGTGTATTAGGGTGATAAATTGGTATTAGAGGCTCaaacttgtgacaccggatctatatgggctatgtagtagtaGTATTATCATTTGAAATTCCGCATATTTAACTCTGATTTCAGACTTTTAATATGGTATTTTGAtaatttaactgtgttagctaaTAATGAACTATATAAGAAATGAGTTGAGGTTGTTAATTGGTCAgacttgcctagcagtgtgttgggctccatcatgaccggggttggggtcgtgacaccagCCGGTTTCATTTTTCCCAACCCGACCCACCCGTTTAACACCCTTAGTTCCATCTAGCTTAGGAAATGAATTTAAACTAAGGGTGTTAAACGGGTGGGGCGGGCCGGTCCGGGTTGGGAAAAAATGCAACTGACCGGGTTTCAATCCGGGCTGGTTACGGGTTAGGGCTTACCGGGCTTAATGGGTCCGGGTCCATCCCGATAAAAAATAAACCATAAGGGTTACGGGGCCAAGGGGCTGGGACGAGCCGGGTTagtgtaattttttttgtatatctattgtaatttatattaatataaagtaaaaatataaagaatacaatgaagatgaaaaaaaaattgcacttataattTGCAAgtgctttttttttatttcaaacttacaaattgaagtttgcatttaacaacaagtaaattaacaaaaaaagagtaaaactaaactttcattgcataataatacttcaaattaatctaacaaactaaaaaattaagcataaatacgtctaataattttaaaataacacaaattgtctcaaatcaacttaaatacgaatttctggagaacgctcaagacaactcttcatatgcctccttaaacagTCTGTGCCCACCCAATTTAGATGAAGATTTAAAACTAGACCACATttcttgcactttactttgtgaacttcttcattttcttctaccacttCAAAGTGTTCCTaaacatatgagcgcactctagaagtacgtgacatgatttaacttgaattaagaatatgagtttgagaaatgagagatgcgTGAATAAATGAAGAAGgaggggggtggggggggggtgtatttatagtttttcaaagggctaaattagtaattacaaaaagtgttattttataaaaaaaattgcccaaaaagggctatttgtgcaataataaCGTTGGGCAACTAACCATTGCCAACGTTCTTCaaccttaaaaaaaataaattggaATCTAGCCTTTAAACCGGTCCGAACCGGTCTGGGCCGGGCCGGTTAACCGGTTCTACAAGGATTTTGGTTGATCGGGTTTGACCGGTCCGGTTAACCGGATGAATGAAAGTGAACGGACTAACCCCCAAACCCCAGTAACCTAGCCCACCCGCCCCCTATGTACCGGTCCGGGCCGATACGAAAATGGGTTGACCCGGCCCATTTAACACCCTAAACTGCTAACATATATGACAGAATTCACTGAGAAAATTATATCACATTCCACTATTTGTACAAATTCATTCGATGAATCGGATGCATTGTACATCAAAATTACGTATTAGGTTTTTATAGCTTACAAATTTGTCTTAAAAAAGAAACTATATTCAAATATGAATAATTATTTTATTCATGATTTATTTATAATAGTGATAATAATATGCATTCTATAACAACATAAACTAATTATTTTTTTGAAACATTAAATGGCATAATTTTTTTATTTGCTAAGTTGTGCTATTTTTACCAAATTAAGAAATTCAGCCTCATTCACAACAAAATCTTTTACGTCGACTTTTAAAAGCTTTTCATCATCGTACAAGTAGTGTATAAAAAACGTTATAAAGTTCACAAATAGGTTAAAGTTTTTGAATTTCCCACCAAAAGCTCcgaaaaatatttctattttcgCATAACCGAAAATAAATACTCCTATGATTGTTATTTCGAGATCAAATGCGTTGTTTGGAAATATACGTAAAAACTTTTGCACATTCTTTTCAACAGTTTAAACTTCTTTTGGTCGCAAAATCTTTTGAATAAAACAAGAGTAACCTTTTTCAACTTTAAGAACAAATCAACTTATTTGAAAAACTACTTCTATATAGCATATGTTATATAtgattttttttggttatttaaCACAAATCTTTTCTTGTTCCTCCATGGTTTTGTTTAAAGCAAGAGTTTCTTCATTTGAGCCGTAAAGCTAACAATATGTAAAGTTTGAAGAGCCACTTCAAGGCCTAGCTATGAACAACAAATGGACTTTGCTCAGCCAGCTAGTTACTGGACGACAGTACCAAATCAGAGCAAGGGCATAGAACTTCAATCTGTTGCGAGCGCTTCCCACAACAGCAATGTATATATATGCTGTAAGTACTAGATTGACACCTATCTACATTCTGATCCCAACCACATCACCATCTTTTAACTATGTATTTGGCACTACCAGCTGGCCATTTACTGAAACCAACTTCTCTTCTACGCCAGAACTCCTAGCAGCTCAGCCGCACTGCTAGTGGTGCTCATGCGCATTATATCTCATCAATGGGTCAGCAAAACACTATCTTTCTGACAACATCTGTTATCAGAAATGATAGCTTATGCCAAACAACAGGAAGCTAAAATAGCAAAATTATTAGAGGGAAAGCAAATGAAATTCCCACACATTCCACACTTTTGGTATCGTAATCACTGATCAGTCTCAGCCTGCAAGGAATAAAAACTTTTGGATAACTGCTGATGCCTTTTTGTTAGTCTCTTCCCATACATTGGATGGACATTGATCAGAAGAACAAGCTTAGCGTCCATTTACATGGTTTAGTGGCTAACTTCATTCATCATCGTTGACGACATTATTACGTCTCCAGAGTATTATAAAAGAGCATAACAATGATTCTATAAGTATACCAATGTAGGAAAAATCAACTCGCGAAAAAGAAGCAGAAAAATATGATAACAAGAACTTCAAAGCTGTCTGATAAGTTTGACACAAAATCACACTTCTAACTAATGCATACAACACATAATCTGATTGCAAGGCAGCCCACTAAGTTCTCGCTATGcacggggtccggggaagggttCGGACTACAatggtctattgtacgcagccttaccctgcatttctgcaagaagcTGTTTTCACGGCTCAAACCCGTGACCTCCTTGTCACATGGCAGTAACTTTATTAGTTGCACCAAGGCTCCCCTTGCAAGAAGTAACTATATTCACTCACTCTACATCAAACCCTTTCTCTTGGAGCTCCGAAATAACTtcattcttcatcctcatccacaACTTGAAGGCTTCTTGATCAAATTTCTTATCCTGCAATGCTTTCTGAAAATTATAGGAATCTTTATCGGATTCAACGACGCCCTTAGGACCAATTGTGGTACCAATCATCCCACCTTTGGCAATAAACTCctccattgccttctcatcaccTGGATATGGAAATTTCCGGCGTTCATACAGGTGTGCTagttctttttcttcctttggcTTGGGTTTCAGGGTCCACCAACCAAGTGGCGAAGTCTCATTCCATAACCACGCTACGCCGAACAAAGTGTAAGTACAAAGCAACGCCTTGCCAACTTGCTTCCAGAAGTGATAGTCTTCTTTTCCTAACCCAACTCTCTTCAGATATTTCTGGGCATCGAATGATTTTGCCACCAAAGCACCTACCAAAACAGTTGCATTTGCATATATGTATAAAATTACTCATTTTTTTGTCATTTGCAAAACGAAAATGCGGTTCAAACATTTCGTCGAACAACTGGCATGCCTCATACAATTAGAGTAAACTCAACATTTTGTTAAAACAAAAATTCCATTTCATTGGATGACATATCCTGTTTTACAGAAAAATATACAAGGTAAATACTTCTTGTAGTCTGATTTTGGAGCTTTTAGAAATGGGGTTGCGGCAAAATACTAGAAGTGATAGTCGAATCATAAGAGGGGGAAAAACTTGAAAAACAGACAAAATAAGCTCAAAATAATTGGTTCTTCACCTGTTCTGACATCATGAAATCGCTTGCGAACCATCGAGGAAGGCGGAGAGGAGAAGTAGGATCACAAACTTCTCTTTGCTTTTCGTTTGTCCTCTGGTTTCACTTAGGAAAAACcgaaagaaggaaaaaagaggTAAAAAAAAAGACTTGTAAGTCTCGTGGAAGAATTTAGGACACAAGTAGTTACGGGTTCAatttaaaaatggcaaaataCCTTAAATCACCCCTAAACTTGACTCAAATTATTAGTATCATCCCTAAACTATGCCTGGTCTTAATTAACCCCCTTAACTTGGTCTTTTGAGGGCCATTACCTCCCTAGACACTGATATGACAAAAAGTATGGGTGCACTCGCCTGCCACGTGAATTTTTCTGTCTATGtgacatttttttgaaaaataaaatattttttttacctttttaagaatattacttttttagataattttttccgaataaaatttataataaaatttggatataactacattatttaggctaaatatttttatttggcccaaaataataaagttttagttaatcttattttaaatttgacctgaaaataaagatttatacaattgaaataaatagtcaaggcatataaaaagttattaaaaatacatagtttgaaattaattattttggctataatatttatatagctctaaattacGGTGTTCTATTTTTTTAACTGATTTTACCTGAAAAGgtaaaaatacacagttgaataaatagtcattgcatcaaaagaagaaataaaaagagtgtacaattGCAAGAAATTACAAGTGCAATTGTACACTCTttatatttcttcttttgatgcaataACTATTTATTTCagctatatatttttataactttttagatgacttgactatttatttcaattgtataaatatttattttcaggtcaaattcaaaaaaaaaaagattaactaaaactttattatttttgatCAAATAAAAgtatttagcctaaataatgtagttatatccaagttttattataaattttattcgaaaaaatttatctaaaaaagtaatattcttaaaaagataaaaaaaaattatttttcaaaaaaatgccacaTAGACAGAAAAATCCACGTGGCAGGAGAGTGCACCCACACTTTTTTGCCACATCAGCGTCTAGGGGAGTAATGGCCCTCGAAAGGCCAAGTTGAGGGGGGTAATTAAGACCAGGCATAGTTCGAGGAGGATACTAATAATCTGAGCCAAGTTTAGGGGTGGTTTaaggtattttgcctttaaaaataaataattttgaaTATCTCCAACATCTCTCGTGATGTTTGAAACACCCCTGGTATATTTCAAACATCTTCCGGGATATTTCAAACATCCCCGGACGTATCAAACATCTCCCGGGATAGTTGAAACATCCATCGGGATAGTTGAAACATCTCCCGAAGATGTTTCAAACATCACGGGAGATGTGGAGGAAAGGGATGTTTTTGAAAATAAGAAACCTTTGGGGGTTTTAAAGTGTCCCTTCTACCCCATTCTTTACAGTTTTGTCTTAAAAAATTATATAAGTTTTGAAGTGTCTTAAAAATTTAAATCTCCCAAGAAAGAAGCCTAAGCAATGATTTCACTTTGATCCAAATTGTGGAAAGGCCCTttgttatgaaaatgataaaaacaGACTTCTTTGCATTTGCACCCTCGATGTATATGTTATTATTTGATTTACACTCGATCGTTCTATCTTTTTCCATTTGACCCTTAACCTATTCATTTATTTACAACATCAAAAAGAGTTCATTTTGTGAGGATAAAATAGGGATGATATATTACTACTGTTTTATTCTTTGCGAAAAAAATTACAGCATCTAATTAGTTGAATCACTTCATCCAACAGCACAACATTGATTACTGCCCTGTCAAAATTGCATTCACATTGTTTTTGAAAATGCTTAACAAAGTTTGAAGCTTTGTTTGTTCacaaaattgtttaaaaagtgagtaACTCTTTTTCTAGACTATTCCAAAAATAtcaaattattttaaacttaaaaacTACTTTTGCAAAGCATATTTTATACAGTACATGAATTTGTTATTTGTTGTAATTTATcacaaatattttctttttcctaCGTGTTTTTCTTTACGCAACAAAAACAAAGGAAGTTTTGTGAAATCAGATCGAATGAACTAAAAAGTGTTAAGTTTaacccctttttttcatttttctttgaatgGTATAGCGCTCGCCCTGCTTCAAGAGTGTTTTCATTTGAGCCTTGAAGTTAACAATATGTACATTTTGAATAGCCACTTCAAGGCCTAACTATGAACAAAAACGGGACTTTGCACAGCAGCTAGTTACTGTGACTACTGTGACCAAATCAGAGCAAGGGCATAGAACTTCAATCTGTTGCGAGCGCTTCCCACAACTGCAACGAATATACATGCTGTACAGCCTGTACTAGATTTGAACGTAATGAAACATATCTACATTCTGATCTCAACCACATCACCATCTCTTAACTTTGTATTGGGCACTACCAGCTGGCCATTTACTGAAACCAACTTCCCCTCTACGCCTGCTCTCCTAGCAGCATCAGCTGCAGTGCTACCGGTGCTCAGGCGCATTATCTCACCATTGGGCCAGCATACAATCACCACCTCTCCTAGCAAACCAGAGCTAGCATCGTATGTTTTTGTAGCATACTCCACTCGCTGGAGACTTGCTTCAGAGCGCAGTTGCTTCTCCCATTGAAGCATTGTCCTCAGCAAATATACCTGTAGGTTTTCCAAAGTGCAAGCTGAATTCATTAGCTAAATGAACCTTTAAGGGTCATATGGGGGACGTGTTTAGCTTATCCACTGTACATTTATGTGAAAATACAATGAAGATTGAAGGAAATAGGAACGG
This sequence is a window from Nicotiana sylvestris chromosome 3, ASM39365v2, whole genome shotgun sequence. Protein-coding genes within it:
- the LOC104216035 gene encoding uncharacterized protein; this translates as MVRKRFHDVRTGALVAKSFDAQKYLKRVGLGKEDYHFWKQVGKALLCTYTLFGVAWLWNETSPLGWWTLKPKPKEEKELAHLYERRKFPYPGDEKAMEEFIAKGGMIGTTIGPKGVVESDKDSYNFQKALQDKKFDQEAFKLWMRMKNEVISELQEKGFDVE